In Deinococcus aestuarii, a single genomic region encodes these proteins:
- a CDS encoding LacI family DNA-binding transcriptional regulator — translation MSQDVTPRHPVTLEEVAREAGVSPSTVSRILNGTARVRSEKVTQVRSAIDRLGYRPNVFARSLATGASASVGVLTQDVASPFYGDALGGIESGLMDSGYSPLIISGHWRTRDEEHALELFLSRRVEALIVLGGRLPEEELRHLARRLPVAVLGRQLDLAVPGSVSLALDNRRAASDVVTYLLDRGHRRIGHLMGPQDHVDARDRLAGYRQALEERGLPFEPGLVVQGDFHEPSGLIGTQQLVARHPDMTAIFSANDQMAYGARLALYRMGLRVPEDMSLVGFDDLPGSAYTTPPLTSVRQPMAEMGEWLARFVVTRLTGQEIEPFQPRLELRLRESVAPRRAP, via the coding sequence ATGTCCCAAGACGTCACGCCGCGCCACCCGGTTACCCTGGAGGAGGTAGCGCGGGAGGCGGGAGTCTCTCCCAGCACCGTTTCCCGCATCCTCAACGGCACGGCCAGGGTGAGATCGGAAAAGGTCACCCAGGTGAGATCGGCCATCGACCGGCTGGGCTACAGGCCGAACGTCTTCGCCCGCAGCCTGGCGACCGGGGCGTCGGCGAGCGTCGGGGTGCTGACCCAGGACGTCGCCAGCCCCTTTTACGGGGACGCCCTCGGCGGCATCGAGAGCGGCCTGATGGACAGCGGGTACTCGCCCCTGATCATCAGCGGCCACTGGCGGACGAGGGATGAGGAACATGCCCTGGAACTCTTCCTGAGCCGCCGGGTCGAGGCCCTGATCGTGCTGGGCGGGCGCCTCCCGGAGGAAGAACTCCGTCACCTCGCCCGGCGACTTCCCGTGGCCGTGCTGGGCCGCCAGCTCGACCTCGCGGTCCCGGGCAGCGTCAGCCTCGCGCTCGACAATCGGCGGGCGGCCTCTGACGTGGTGACCTACCTGCTCGACCGGGGCCACCGCCGGATCGGACACCTGATGGGACCGCAGGACCACGTGGACGCCCGGGACCGTCTGGCGGGCTACCGTCAGGCGCTGGAGGAGCGGGGCCTGCCCTTCGAGCCCGGCCTGGTGGTCCAGGGCGACTTCCACGAGCCCTCGGGACTGATCGGCACCCAGCAACTCGTCGCCCGGCACCCCGACATGACGGCCATCTTCAGCGCGAACGACCAGATGGCCTACGGCGCGCGGCTGGCGCTCTACCGCATGGGCCTGCGCGTGCCCGAGGACATGTCGCTGGTGGGCTTCGACGACCTGCCCGGCTCGGCCTACACCACCCCGCCCCTCACCTCCGTCCGGCAGCCGATGGCCGAGATGGGCGAGTGGCTGGCCCGCTTCGTGGTCACCCGTCTCACCGGTCAGGAGATCGAGCCCTTCCAGCCGCGGTTGGAACTGCGCCTGCGCGAGTCCGTCGCCCCGCGCCGCGCGCCCTGA
- the hpaI gene encoding 4-hydroxy-2-oxoheptanedioate aldolase encodes MSEIANLFKQALRARELQVGLWLALADPYCAEVCAGAGFDWLLIDGEHAPNDVRSTLAQLQALAASPVAPIVRPPVGDTHLIKQYLDLGVQTLLVPMVETAEQARALVAATRYPPRGVRGVGSALARASRWNRVPEYVHRADDEICLLVQVESRRGLENLEEIAAVEGVEGVFIGPADLSASLGHLGNPGHPEVQGAIEQAIAAIVASGKAAGILSSDEAQAQGYIRLGCTFVAVGVDVSLLARATADLAARFGRGSRTPGSGGVY; translated from the coding sequence ATGAGCGAGATTGCCAACCTTTTCAAACAGGCCCTGCGTGCCCGTGAACTTCAGGTGGGCCTGTGGCTCGCCCTCGCCGATCCCTATTGCGCGGAGGTGTGCGCGGGGGCGGGCTTCGACTGGCTGCTGATCGACGGCGAGCACGCGCCCAACGATGTGCGCAGCACCCTGGCCCAGCTCCAGGCTCTCGCCGCCTCCCCGGTGGCACCCATCGTCCGCCCGCCCGTCGGGGACACGCACCTCATCAAGCAGTACCTCGACCTCGGCGTGCAGACCCTGCTCGTCCCGATGGTGGAGACGGCGGAGCAGGCCCGCGCGCTCGTGGCGGCGACCCGCTACCCGCCCCGGGGCGTGCGGGGTGTCGGAAGTGCCCTGGCCCGCGCCTCACGCTGGAACCGCGTCCCGGAATACGTACACCGCGCGGACGACGAGATTTGCCTGCTCGTGCAGGTCGAGTCCCGGCGCGGCCTGGAAAACCTGGAGGAGATCGCCGCCGTGGAGGGGGTGGAGGGCGTGTTCATCGGGCCCGCCGACCTCAGCGCCAGCCTGGGACACCTGGGCAACCCCGGGCATCCGGAGGTCCAGGGCGCTATCGAGCAGGCCATCGCCGCCATTGTCGCCTCCGGCAAGGCCGCCGGGATTTTGTCGAGCGACGAGGCGCAGGCTCAGGGCTACATCCGCCTGGGCTGTACCTTCGTGGCGGTCGGGGTAGACGTGAGCCTGCTCGCCCGCGCGACCGCAGACCTCGCGGCGCGCTTTGGCCGGGGGAGCCGGACCCCCGGGTCGGGGGGGGTGTATTGA
- a CDS encoding carbohydrate ABC transporter permease, translating into MTSVKATDLPGTQPSTRSGGHLPPLSRLGAYLLILVGAVLTIAPFYFMFVFATHTRTEIFQLPPPTWFGNNLDENYRSLMERMPFWRNLWNSLYLAVLTTATTLFFCTLAGYAFAMYSFKGRETLFGLLLATLLIPSTLNIVPFALIMQALGWIDQPRALWVPGMASAFGIFLMRQYIGSSIPRELVEAARIDGATEFGIFRKVIVPLTGPAMATLGLVTFVQSWNGFLGPLIIFRSSETYTAPLALRTLQGIANTDWGALMCGVALTVVPLLILFALASRQLIEGLTAGSTKG; encoded by the coding sequence ATGACCAGCGTCAAAGCGACCGACCTGCCCGGCACGCAGCCGTCCACCCGGTCCGGAGGCCACCTGCCGCCCCTCTCCCGCCTCGGCGCGTACCTGCTGATTCTGGTCGGGGCGGTGCTGACCATTGCGCCCTTCTACTTCATGTTCGTGTTCGCCACGCACACGCGCACCGAGATTTTCCAGCTCCCGCCCCCCACTTGGTTCGGGAACAACCTGGACGAGAACTATCGCAGCCTGATGGAGCGGATGCCCTTCTGGCGCAACCTCTGGAACAGCCTGTACCTGGCGGTGCTGACGACGGCGACCACGCTCTTTTTCTGCACGCTGGCCGGGTACGCCTTCGCCATGTACTCCTTCAAGGGGCGGGAGACGCTGTTCGGGCTGCTGCTCGCCACGCTGCTGATTCCCTCCACGCTCAACATCGTGCCCTTCGCGCTGATCATGCAGGCGCTGGGGTGGATCGACCAGCCACGCGCGCTGTGGGTGCCCGGCATGGCGAGTGCCTTTGGCATCTTCCTGATGCGGCAGTACATCGGCTCCAGCATCCCGCGTGAACTCGTGGAGGCCGCGCGCATCGACGGGGCGACCGAGTTCGGCATCTTCCGCAAGGTCATCGTACCGCTGACCGGCCCGGCGATGGCGACCCTGGGGCTGGTGACCTTCGTGCAGTCGTGGAACGGCTTCCTGGGGCCGCTGATCATCTTCCGCTCGTCGGAGACGTATACCGCGCCGCTCGCCCTGCGGACCCTGCAAGGCATCGCCAACACCGACTGGGGTGCTTTGATGTGCGGTGTGGCCCTGACGGTCGTGCCGCTGCTGATCCTCTTCGCGCTCGCCTCGCGCCAGCTTATCGAGGGGCTGACGGCGGGGTCGACGAAGGGGTGA
- a CDS encoding GH1 family beta-glucosidase: MTQTARPTPDTLRRTDFPAGFTFGVATSSYQIEGAANEDGRGPSIWDTFCAQPGRIADGSDGSVACDHYHRWEADLDLIASLGVDAYRFSVAWPRVQPSGSGPMNAAGLDFYERLTDGLLARNVQPHVTLYHWDLPQPLQDAGGWANRDTAYLFAEYGAAVAARLGDRVRSYATLNEPWCSSILSYEIGHHAPGLRDRRLALAAAHGLLLGHALALPEVRRHAPGAQAGIVLNLGPQVSASDRPEDVAAARLADGRLNRWFLDPLLRGEYPRDVWEACGPDVPDVREGDLDLIAAPLDFLGVNYYSRGVVGASGGGVPAGAPVTDMGWEIYPLGLTDLLTRLRADYPKLPPVVITENGAAFADERSGGQVHDPQRVAYLQTHLMALLDALDAGVDVRGYFAWSLMDNFEWAFGYGKRFGLVYVDYPTQERTLKDSARWYRQFLR; the protein is encoded by the coding sequence ATGACCCAGACCGCCCGACCCACCCCCGACACCCTTCGCCGCACCGATTTCCCCGCGGGCTTCACCTTCGGCGTCGCCACGTCCTCCTACCAGATCGAGGGGGCTGCGAATGAGGACGGGCGCGGCCCCTCCATCTGGGACACCTTCTGTGCCCAGCCGGGACGGATCGCGGACGGGAGCGACGGCTCGGTCGCCTGCGACCATTACCACCGCTGGGAGGCCGACCTCGACCTGATCGCCTCGCTGGGGGTGGACGCCTACCGCTTCAGCGTGGCCTGGCCGAGGGTGCAGCCGTCCGGGAGCGGGCCGATGAACGCCGCCGGGCTCGACTTCTACGAGCGCCTGACCGACGGGCTGCTCGCCCGGAACGTCCAGCCACACGTCACGCTCTACCACTGGGACCTGCCCCAGCCGCTTCAGGACGCGGGTGGGTGGGCGAACCGAGATACCGCTTACCTCTTCGCCGAGTACGGCGCCGCCGTCGCCGCGCGGCTGGGCGACCGGGTGCGGAGCTACGCCACCCTCAACGAGCCGTGGTGCTCCTCCATCCTCAGCTACGAGATCGGGCACCACGCGCCCGGACTCAGGGACCGCAGACTCGCCCTCGCCGCCGCGCACGGGCTGCTGCTGGGCCACGCACTCGCGCTGCCGGAGGTGCGGCGCCACGCTCCCGGCGCCCAGGCGGGGATCGTCTTGAACCTGGGACCGCAGGTGAGTGCGAGCGACCGACCCGAAGACGTGGCCGCCGCGCGGCTGGCGGACGGGCGGCTCAACCGCTGGTTCCTCGATCCCCTGCTGCGCGGCGAGTACCCGCGGGACGTGTGGGAGGCGTGCGGCCCGGACGTGCCCGACGTGCGGGAGGGCGACCTGGATCTCATCGCGGCGCCGCTCGACTTCCTGGGCGTCAACTACTACTCACGCGGCGTGGTGGGCGCCTCGGGCGGCGGGGTGCCCGCTGGAGCCCCGGTCACCGACATGGGCTGGGAAATCTACCCGCTGGGGCTCACCGATCTGCTGACTCGGCTGAGGGCGGACTACCCGAAGCTGCCGCCCGTCGTCATCACGGAGAACGGCGCGGCCTTCGCGGACGAGCGGTCAGGGGGGCAGGTCCATGACCCCCAGCGGGTGGCGTACCTTCAGACCCACCTTATGGCTCTCCTGGACGCGCTGGACGCGGGCGTGGACGTGCGCGGCTACTTCGCGTGGTCCCTGATGGACAACTTCGAGTGGGCCTTCGGGTACGGGAAGCGCTTCGGGCTGGTGTACGTGGACTACCCGACGCAGGAACGCACCCTCAAGGACAGTGCCCGCTGGTATCGCCAGTTCCTCCGTTGA
- the hpaH gene encoding 2-oxo-hept-4-ene-1,7-dioate hydratase: MLTDTQLQDAAARLNEAEKTRQQIRQFSLDYPDITIEDAYRIQRTWVDLKLSEGRTLYGHKIGLTSRAMQMSSNIAEPDYGALLDDMVFPEGSEIPTSRFIVPKVEVELAFLLERDLSGPNCTIFDVLQASSYVVPAIEIIDARIERIDRESGVTRKVFDTISDNAANAGIILGGRPVRPHDVDLRWVGALLYRNGVIEETGVAAGVLNHPATGVSWLANKLHPHGVTLKAGQVILAGSFTRPVDARPGDTFHADYGPLGGVAFRFAP; the protein is encoded by the coding sequence ATGTTGACCGACACCCAACTCCAAGACGCCGCCGCCCGCCTGAATGAGGCCGAGAAGACCCGGCAGCAGATCAGGCAGTTCTCCCTGGACTACCCGGATATCACCATCGAAGACGCCTACCGCATTCAGCGCACCTGGGTGGACCTGAAACTGAGCGAGGGCCGCACCCTCTACGGCCACAAGATTGGCCTCACCTCCCGCGCGATGCAGATGTCCTCGAACATCGCCGAGCCCGATTACGGCGCCCTGCTCGACGACATGGTGTTCCCGGAGGGCTCCGAGATTCCCACCTCGCGCTTCATTGTCCCGAAGGTGGAGGTCGAACTCGCCTTCCTGCTGGAACGGGACCTGAGCGGGCCGAACTGCACGATCTTCGACGTGCTTCAGGCGTCCAGCTACGTGGTGCCCGCCATCGAGATCATCGACGCGCGCATCGAACGCATCGACCGGGAGAGCGGTGTGACCCGCAAGGTGTTCGACACCATCAGCGACAACGCGGCGAACGCGGGCATCATCCTGGGTGGTCGGCCCGTGCGCCCTCACGACGTGGACCTGCGCTGGGTCGGCGCGCTGCTGTACCGGAACGGCGTGATCGAGGAGACAGGTGTGGCGGCAGGCGTTCTGAACCACCCGGCGACCGGCGTGTCGTGGCTGGCGAACAAACTCCACCCGCACGGCGTGACGCTAAAAGCAGGGCAGGTCATCCTGGCGGGGTCCTTCACCCGGCCCGTGGACGCGCGGCCCGGCGACACCTTTCACGCGGACTACGGCCCCCTGGGCGGCGTGGCCTTCCGGTTCGCCCCATGA
- a CDS encoding ABC transporter substrate-binding protein produces the protein MRSLLTLTLALTASTLGMAAAQTKTITVAAFPDLDSVIKAALPGFKKLYPNVDVKINSLAYADHHTALTTALSTGKGAADVVAVDFGYIGRFAEGNGLVDLRGAPYNAGQYRSQFVAYTYPQAMAPDGRMVAMPTDIGPGSMFYRSDMLRKAGVRPTDLNRSWESYIAAGKKVVAANPGSFLIPDAGEAAQIILRTGLGAGEGLYFDKSGKVLVGPENPRFVRAFTVAKQIRDAKLDARAGGAFSPDWTTAFQKGNLATEFSGAWLVGHMQNWLAKDYSGKWAAQNLPGNTFASWGGSFYAIPQQSQNKAEAWALIKYLTTNPAQQVLAFKTTGAFPALRAAASDPVFNEGVPYLGGQKARIQWRQAALKIQPLDVNRLDPVAEQIVNDALNTVLDGSKDIPTALREAQTLITRRAR, from the coding sequence ATGCGTTCCCTGCTCACCCTGACCCTCGCCCTGACCGCCAGCACCCTGGGAATGGCCGCCGCCCAGACGAAGACCATCACGGTCGCGGCGTTTCCCGACCTTGACAGCGTGATCAAGGCGGCGCTGCCGGGCTTCAAGAAGCTCTACCCGAATGTCGACGTGAAGATCAACTCGCTCGCCTACGCCGACCACCACACGGCGCTGACGACCGCCCTCTCGACGGGCAAGGGGGCCGCCGACGTGGTGGCGGTGGATTTCGGGTATATCGGCCGGTTCGCGGAGGGGAACGGGCTGGTCGATCTTCGGGGGGCGCCGTACAACGCCGGGCAGTACCGCTCACAGTTCGTGGCCTACACCTACCCGCAGGCGATGGCCCCCGACGGCCGCATGGTCGCCATGCCCACCGACATCGGCCCGGGCTCGATGTTCTACCGCAGCGACATGCTGAGGAAGGCGGGCGTGCGCCCCACCGACCTGAACCGGAGCTGGGAGAGCTACATCGCGGCGGGCAAGAAGGTGGTCGCCGCCAACCCCGGCAGCTTCCTGATCCCCGACGCGGGCGAGGCCGCCCAGATCATCCTCCGCACCGGGCTGGGGGCGGGCGAGGGGCTGTACTTCGACAAGTCGGGCAAGGTGCTCGTCGGCCCGGAGAACCCCCGCTTCGTCCGTGCCTTCACGGTCGCCAAGCAGATTCGGGACGCCAAGCTGGACGCGCGTGCAGGCGGGGCCTTCTCCCCCGACTGGACGACGGCTTTCCAGAAGGGCAACCTCGCCACCGAGTTCAGCGGCGCGTGGCTCGTCGGGCACATGCAGAACTGGCTGGCGAAGGACTACAGCGGCAAGTGGGCGGCGCAGAACCTCCCCGGCAACACCTTCGCCAGTTGGGGCGGGTCCTTCTACGCCATCCCGCAGCAGAGCCAGAACAAGGCCGAAGCCTGGGCCCTCATCAAGTACCTGACGACCAACCCGGCGCAGCAGGTCCTGGCGTTCAAGACGACGGGCGCCTTCCCGGCCCTGCGCGCCGCCGCGAGCGATCCCGTCTTCAACGAGGGCGTGCCGTACCTCGGCGGCCAGAAGGCCCGCATCCAGTGGCGCCAGGCCGCGCTCAAGATTCAGCCGCTCGACGTGAACCGCCTCGACCCGGTGGCCGAGCAGATCGTCAACGACGCGCTGAACACGGTGCTGGACGGCAGCAAGGATATCCCCACGGCCCTGCGTGAGGCGCAGACGCTGATCACCCGCCGCGCCCGGTAA
- a CDS encoding fumarylacetoacetate hydrolase family protein: MKTARFLSRGRLHQGALQDGLLIDVAGEGHHPDDVQFLLPVTPGKVIALALNYADHVAELGFKQPEEPVMFLKPNTSLLPHRGTVEYPRGAQFMHYEVELGIVLGRNARRVKAKDAEDYIGGYTIANDLVVRDYVSNYYRPPMRAKGWDTFGPLGPYLVSADEVPDPYNLGLRAYVNGELRQEGSTRDMILKGPELIEFMSRFMTLEAGDVILTGTPKGVSHVHPGDVMRMEIDGLGALENDVQLEDESAEPLIAQEGVRQ; this comes from the coding sequence ATGAAAACCGCCCGTTTCCTCTCCCGCGGACGCCTGCACCAGGGCGCCTTGCAAGACGGCCTCCTCATCGACGTGGCGGGCGAAGGCCATCACCCCGACGACGTGCAATTCCTGCTGCCCGTCACGCCCGGCAAGGTCATCGCGCTCGCCCTGAACTACGCTGACCACGTGGCGGAACTGGGCTTCAAGCAGCCCGAGGAACCCGTGATGTTCCTCAAGCCGAACACCAGCCTGCTGCCTCATCGTGGGACGGTTGAATATCCCCGAGGCGCGCAGTTCATGCACTACGAGGTCGAACTCGGCATCGTTCTCGGACGCAATGCCCGACGGGTGAAGGCGAAGGATGCGGAGGACTACATCGGCGGGTACACCATCGCCAACGATCTGGTCGTGCGCGACTACGTCTCCAACTACTACCGCCCCCCCATGCGCGCGAAGGGCTGGGACACCTTCGGGCCCCTCGGCCCCTATCTCGTGAGCGCCGACGAGGTGCCCGACCCGTACAACCTGGGCTTGCGGGCCTACGTGAACGGCGAACTGCGGCAGGAGGGCTCCACCCGCGACATGATCCTCAAGGGCCCCGAGCTGATCGAGTTCATGTCCCGCTTCATGACGCTGGAGGCCGGGGACGTGATCCTGACCGGCACCCCCAAGGGCGTCTCGCACGTCCACCCGGGCGACGTGATGCGCATGGAGATCGACGGGTTAGGCGCCCTGGAAAACGACGTGCAGCTGGAGGACGAGAGCGCCGAGCCCCTCATCGCCCAGGAAGGCGTGCGACAGTAA
- the hpaD gene encoding 3,4-dihydroxyphenylacetate 2,3-dioxygenase, giving the protein MQPNTIRIAHGVLYVTDLMQSRRFYVDLLGLNVLHETEGALYLRANEDREWTLKLELAPEAGVKHLAYRVGTNDDLDALVEFLDRQGIPHRWEMEVDRPRLLRFQDPYGIPVAFYAESVKHPWLLQDYHLHRGAGLQRIDHINVMTPDVEGVMRWYMDHLGFRLSEYTEDEHGRIWAAWIQRRGSVHDLALTNGTGPRLHHFAYWMPDMQSIIRACDILAGARMPEAIERGPGRHGISNAFFLYIRDPDGHRIELYTSDYVTVDPDFEPIRWSLDDPRRQTLWGARTPRSWFEEGSLLEAFDGGWVTPQEGELRGLPVHVI; this is encoded by the coding sequence ATGCAACCGAACACCATCCGCATCGCCCACGGTGTCCTCTATGTCACCGACCTCATGCAGTCCCGGCGCTTCTACGTGGACCTGCTCGGCCTGAACGTCCTGCACGAGACCGAGGGCGCCCTGTACCTGCGCGCCAACGAGGACCGCGAGTGGACGCTGAAACTCGAACTCGCCCCCGAGGCGGGCGTCAAGCACCTCGCCTACCGGGTGGGCACGAACGACGACCTCGACGCCCTTGTGGAATTCCTCGACCGTCAGGGCATCCCCCACCGCTGGGAGATGGAGGTGGACCGCCCCCGCCTGCTGCGCTTCCAGGACCCCTACGGCATCCCCGTCGCCTTCTACGCGGAGTCAGTCAAGCACCCCTGGCTCCTCCAGGACTACCACCTGCACCGGGGTGCCGGATTGCAACGCATCGACCACATCAACGTGATGACGCCGGACGTGGAAGGCGTGATGCGCTGGTACATGGATCACTTGGGCTTCCGCCTGAGCGAGTACACCGAAGACGAGCACGGCAGAATCTGGGCCGCCTGGATTCAGCGCCGAGGGAGCGTGCACGACCTGGCGCTCACGAACGGCACGGGGCCAAGGCTGCACCACTTCGCCTACTGGATGCCCGACATGCAGAGCATCATCCGCGCGTGCGACATCCTCGCCGGGGCGCGAATGCCCGAGGCCATCGAGCGCGGGCCGGGGCGCCACGGCATCTCCAACGCCTTCTTCCTGTACATCCGTGACCCGGACGGGCACCGCATCGAGCTGTATACCAGCGACTACGTGACCGTGGACCCCGACTTCGAGCCGATCCGCTGGTCCCTGGACGACCCCCGGCGGCAGACCCTCTGGGGCGCCAGGACTCCCCGGAGCTGGTTCGAGGAGGGCTCGTTGCTGGAAGCGTTCGATGGCGGCTGGGTGACCCCGCAGGAGGGCGAGTTGCGGGGCCTCCCGGTGCATGTGATCTAG
- a CDS encoding 5-carboxymethyl-2-hydroxymuconate Delta-isomerase has protein sequence MPHVIIEYTDNLTGETDIPALLEGIHGVLIGHADVFPVGGIRSRALALHDYRVADGREDDAFVHVTLKIGAGRSDEVKKTVGDELFEVVKAHFADLFAQRYLALSMELQEFSEAGTYKHNNIHARFRK, from the coding sequence TTGCCGCACGTCATCATCGAATACACCGACAACCTCACGGGCGAGACGGACATTCCCGCGCTGCTGGAGGGCATTCACGGGGTGCTGATCGGGCACGCGGACGTGTTCCCGGTCGGCGGCATCCGCTCGCGCGCCCTCGCCCTGCACGACTACCGGGTCGCGGACGGGCGGGAGGACGACGCCTTCGTGCACGTCACCCTCAAGATCGGCGCGGGCCGCAGCGACGAGGTGAAGAAGACAGTCGGCGACGAGCTGTTCGAGGTCGTCAAAGCGCACTTCGCGGACCTGTTCGCCCAGCGTTACCTCGCCCTCTCGATGGAACTTCAGGAGTTCAGCGAGGCGGGCACGTACAAACACAACAACATCCACGCGCGGTTCAGGAAGTGA
- a CDS encoding carbohydrate ABC transporter permease, translating into MLASKPTPAARRGGWTDFQRRYAPYIFISPFFILFFIFGLFPILFNAYLSFQQWQPGSGLGEMKFVGFRNYTDNLTDPTFWQSLKNTAVLAVLSGLPQHLIAIPLAFAVAGVLRRMQHLVTAVYFLPYITSIVAISVIFFTLFSWQYGVINAALSALHGLPLIGGLFPADRINWLGQKEYVQPAVALVVIWRYTGWNMLLYLSGLQAIPRELYEAAAVDGATGGQQFRYITLPLLRPIMFVAVTLSLIGGLQLFEEPFILTNGTGGAGQAGLTTIMYMYRTYASYSDAGVAAAMSWLLFLVIGALTLVNNRLFGRSGLAGRDER; encoded by the coding sequence ATGCTGGCAAGCAAACCCACTCCCGCGGCGCGGCGCGGCGGCTGGACCGACTTCCAGCGCCGGTACGCGCCCTACATCTTCATCAGCCCGTTTTTCATCCTGTTTTTCATCTTCGGCCTCTTCCCGATCCTCTTCAACGCCTACCTGTCGTTCCAGCAGTGGCAGCCAGGCTCGGGCCTGGGGGAGATGAAGTTCGTCGGCTTCCGCAACTACACCGACAACCTGACCGACCCGACCTTCTGGCAGTCGCTGAAGAATACGGCGGTCCTGGCCGTGCTGTCCGGATTGCCACAACACCTGATCGCCATTCCGCTCGCCTTCGCGGTGGCGGGCGTGCTGCGGCGGATGCAGCACCTCGTCACCGCCGTGTATTTCCTGCCGTACATCACGTCCATCGTGGCGATCTCGGTCATCTTCTTCACGCTGTTCAGTTGGCAGTACGGGGTGATCAACGCGGCGTTGAGCGCGCTGCACGGGCTTCCCCTGATCGGCGGCCTCTTCCCGGCGGACAGGATCAACTGGCTGGGGCAGAAGGAGTACGTGCAGCCCGCCGTCGCGCTCGTGGTGATCTGGCGGTACACGGGCTGGAACATGCTCCTGTACCTCTCCGGCCTCCAGGCCATCCCCAGGGAGCTGTACGAGGCGGCGGCGGTGGACGGCGCGACCGGCGGGCAGCAGTTCCGGTACATCACCCTCCCCCTGCTGCGCCCGATCATGTTCGTGGCGGTGACGCTGAGCCTGATCGGCGGCCTGCAACTGTTCGAGGAGCCGTTCATCCTGACCAACGGCACGGGCGGCGCGGGGCAGGCGGGGCTGACGACGATCATGTACATGTACCGCACCTACGCGAGCTACTCGGACGCCGGGGTCGCGGCGGCGATGTCGTGGCTGCTCTTCCTCGTCATCGGGGCGCTGACCCTGGTGAACAACCGCCTCTTCGGGCGCAGCGGCCTGGCGGGGAGGGACGAGAGATGA